A stretch of Cicer arietinum cultivar CDC Frontier isolate Library 1 chromosome 5, Cicar.CDCFrontier_v2.0, whole genome shotgun sequence DNA encodes these proteins:
- the LOC101513799 gene encoding glucan endo-1,3-beta-glucosidase 9 gives MSTISRFITITFFTICSITCVTESIGVNWGTMASHPLPPIKVVKLLKSNNINKVKLFDAKPDVLQALSGSNVGVTVGIPNIMLRSLNSSRKAADNWLHDNVTRYVSNGGGGTRIEYVAVGDEPFLKSYGEQFHPFIIGAAMNIQAALKKAKLDNKVKVVVPCSFDSFESRSNLSSEAHFRSDINKTMIELLAFLDKHRSPFFVTISPFITFLQTKNISLDFSLFKETAHPHKLSHKTYKNSFDLSYDTVITALSTVGFPNMEIVVSKIGWPTDGAANATSNLAETFMKGLMNHLHSNLGTPLRPHQPPHETYIHSLLDEDQRSIAGGNFERHWGLFTFDGQAKYHVDLGQDSKSLVNAQDVEYLSSKWCVVNNNKDLSNATASALEACANADCTALSPGGSCFNITWPSNISYAFNSYYQQHDQKAESCNFGGLGLITTVDPSMDHCRFPIEIHTSHAEFYRVVSFQWMILLVTTLLASLGV, from the exons ATGTCCACCATTTCACGCTTCATCACAATAACCTTCTTCACCATTTGCAGCATAACTTGTGTAACTGAATCCATTGGTGTGAATTGGGGCACCATGGCTTCACACCCATTACCACCCATTAAAGTAGTGAAGCTTTTGAAGtccaacaacatcaacaaaGTAAAGCTCTTTGATGCAAAACCTGATGTTCTTCAAGCTCTTTCTGGGTCTAACGTTGGTGTCACTGTTGGTATTCCTAACATTATGCTTAGAAGCTTAAACTCTTCTAGAAAAGCTGCGGATAATTGGCTTCATGATAATGTTACCCGTTATGTTTCTAATGGAGGCGGTGGAACTCGAATTGA ATATGTTGCTGTTGGTGATGAGCCGTTTCTCAAAAGTTACGGCGAACAATTCCATCCCTTCATAATTGGAGCTGCTATGAACATTCAAGCTGCGTTAAAGAAAGCAAAATTGGACAACAAAGTGAAAGTTGTAGTTCCATGCAGCTTTGATAGTTTTGAGTCTAGATCCAACCTGTCCTCTGAAGCGCATTTTAGGTCCGACATCAACAAAACCATGATCGAGCTCCTCGCGTTTCTCGACAAGCACAGATCGCCTTTCTTCGTGACCATTTCTCCGTTCATAACCTTCCTTCAGACCAAAAACATTTCACTGGATTTTTCACTCTTTAAAGAAACCGCGCACCCTCATAAACTTAGCCACAAAACATACAAAAATAGCTTTGATTTGAGCTACGATACTGTTATTACCGCGTTATCAACAGTAGGATTTCCTAATATGGAAATTGTTGTTTCAAAGATTGGTTGGCCAACAGACGGAGCTGCGAACGCAACATCAAACCTCGCAGAAACCTTCATGAAAGGGCTAATGAACCACCTTCATAGCAACTTAGGAACCCCGCTTCGACCACATCAGCCACCACATGAAACATACATTCACAGCCTTCTAGACGAGGATCAAAGGAGCATTGCTGGTGGAAACTTCGAAAGGCATTGGGGTTTATTCACCTTCGATGGCCAAGCGAAGTACCATGTTGATCTCGGCCAGGATTCAAAGAGTCTTGTGAATGCTCAAGATGTTGAGTATCTTTCTTCCAAGTGGTGTGTTGTGAACAACAATAAAGACTTGTCTAATGCAACTGCAAGTGCTTTAGAGGCTTGTGCAAATGCTGATTGCACTGCACTATCTCCTGGTGGATCTTGCTTTAACATCACATGGCCAAGTAACATATCATATGCTTTTAACAGTTATTATCAGCAGCATGATCAGAAAGCCGAAAGCTGCAATTTTGGAGGTCTCGGTTTAATCACAACCGTTGATCCGTCCATGGATCATTGTAGGTTTCCAATTGAGATTCACACTTCTCACGCAGAATTTTACAGGGTGGTTAGTTTCCAATGGATGATTCTACTTGTAACGACCCTTTTGGCATCTTTGGGGGTTTGA
- the LOC101514147 gene encoding transcription initiation factor TFIID subunit 15b, with amino-acid sequence MSGGYGQDGGGGSAPPSYGASGGYGSSGGYGGGAGGGGGNYGGGGFGGGNTGGGYGGHESGGGYGAKGSGNGGGGGYGGNDGGSYGGRSGYGGNDGGGYGGRGGGGGGYGGRGGGSGGFQGGDRGGRGGGGRGGRGGGGSGRDGDWRCPNESCGNSNFARRTECNKCGTPCPTSGNDRGGGGYNRGGSGGGYGSNRGGRSGNYDGGRSNDYNSGRGNNNDGRSGGSSRGGSYGGNQGREDGGYGQAPPPAAQPYGGGGGGNYPPTYGANANYGTDAVPPPTSYTGGPNSYPPSYGGNTGGYGGDNQGDGRSGGRAAPAVGYDSGYGAGNRGGAPAEPPAPVKQCDENCGDKCDNSRIYISNLPPDVNVEELQELFGGIGQVARIKQKRGYKDQWPYNIKIYTDESGKNKGDACLAYEDPSAAHSAGGFYNDYNLRGYKISVAMAEKSAPRAPQSNSHGGNRGGYGGDRRRDNYRDGGASGPDRRDHYSGNRSRPY; translated from the exons ATGTCTGGAGGTTACGGTCAAGATGGAGGAGGTGGCTCTGCGCCACCGTCCTATGGAGCTAGCGGCGGATACGGTTCATCCGGTGGTTACGGAGGTGGTGCAGGTGGTGGCGGTGGAAATTATGGAGGAGGTGGTTTCGGAGGAGGCAACACCGGTGGTGGCTATGGTGGTCATGAAAGCGGTGGAGGTTATGGAGCTAAAGGAAGCGGAAACGGTGGAGGCGGCGGGTATGGAGGTAACGATGGTGGAAGTTACGGCGGAAGGAGTGGGTATGGTGGAAACGACGGTGGAGGATACGGTGGAAGAGGAGGCGGTGGCGGTGGATATGGAGGTCGAG GTGGTGGCAGTGGTGGTTTTCAAGGTGGAGATCGCGGTGGACGAGGTGGTGGTGGACGTGGCGGCCGTGGTGGTGGTGGAAGTGGCAGAGACGGAGATTGGCGTTGCCCTAACGAAAG ttgtgGAAACTCGAACTTTGCCAGAAGGACTGAATGTAACAAATGCGGTACCCCATGTCCTACCAGTGGTAATGACCGCGGTGGTGGTGGTTATAATAGAGGAGGAAGCGGTGGTGGATATGGCAGTAACCGAGGAGGTAGATCTGGAAACTATGATGGAGGTAGAAGTAATGACTATAATAGTGGAAGGGGTAATAACAATGATGGAAGAAGTGGAGGGAGCAGTAGGGGCGGCTCATATGGTGGTAATCAAGGAAGAGAAGATGGTGGCTATGGTCAAGCTCCTCCTCCTGCTGCTCAACCTTATGGGGGTGGTGGTGGTGGAAACTACCCACCTACTTACGGTGCAAATGCAAATTATGGAACAGATGCTGTTCCTCCACCTACAAGCTATACTGGTGGACCTAATTCGTATCCTCCTTCATATGGGGGTAACACGGGTGGTTATGGTGGAGATAATCAAGGTGATGGACGGAGTGGTGGTAGGGCTGCACCTGCAGTTGGATATGACAGTGGTTATGGTGCTGGTAATCGTGGTGGAGCTCCTGCCGAACCACCAGCTCCGGTGAAGCAGTGCGATGAGAATTGTGGGGATAAATGTGACAACTCTAGAATCTACATCTCAAACTTACCACCAGATGTGAATGTTGAAGAATTGCAGGAACTTTTTGGAGGCATTGGACAA GTTGCAAGAATAAAGCAAAAGAGGGGTTATAAAGATCAATGGCCTTATAACATTAAAATCTACACCGATGAAAGTGGAAAGAACAAGGGTGATGCATGCCTTGCTTACGAAGATCCTTCTGCAGCTCACTCTGCAGGCGGTTTTTATAACG ATTATAATTTGAGGGGGTACAAAATCAGTGTTGCGATGGCAGAGAAATCTGCACCAAGGGCTCCACAATCAAATAGCCATGG GGGAAATAGGGGTGGCTATGGTGGAGATAGGCGCAGAGACAATTATAGAGATGGGGGTGCTTCTGGTCCTGATAGGCGGGATCATTATAGTGGGAATCGCTCACGCCCATACTAA
- the LOC101514590 gene encoding protein DOUBLE-STRAND BREAK FORMATION: protein MSHSVEQQLSLFRYLIQTRSFGDATLRFLESLLVSKDVKSSIEVRSSLTQLLKSESLSIIRSISAETVHDKLLVLEFFVHAFALVGDLESCLALRYEALIMRELKSASFPSLQVSPVEWLNFVEDAVRNGFHAVAVKACENALSYIGTNDVKKLERNALPENLKATTISEITRLKNFALTSIASRSVQVQATEYLERKTRERQNLDLLYKEKRCPASISFRNGIKRQNMRKLYERQSLQQVHGELHGRHPNSRTNQFLTVTSFL, encoded by the exons ATGTCACACTCAGTAGAACAACAACTCTCCCTCTTTCGCTACCTCATCCAAACCAGAag TTTCGGCGACGCCACGCTCCGATTTCTGGAATCGCTTTTGGTCTCCAAGGACGTGAAATCGTCGATCGAAGTTCGATCCAGCTTGACGCAACTTCTCAAATCTGAATCACTGTCTATTATTCGTTCCATCTCCGCAGAAACCGTCCACGATAAACTTCTCGTTCTCGAATTCTTCGTCCACGCTTTCGCTCTCGTTGGAGATCTAGAG AGTTGTTTGGCTTTGAGATACGAAGCTTTAATTATGCGGGAACTCAAATCCGCTAGTTTTCCATCGCTTCAAGTTTCGCCTGTTGAGTGGTTAAATTTTGTGGAGGACGCTGTGCGAAACGGTTTTCACGCCGTTGCAGTAAAG GCATGCGAAAATGCATTGTCGTACATTGGAACTAACGATGTTAAAAAACTTGAAAGAAACGCgcttcctgaaaatttgaagGCTACTACAATCAGTGAGATTACAAGGCTCAAGAACTTTGCACTTACATCAATTGCTTCACGTTCTG TTCAGGTGCAAGCAACAGAGTACCTTGAAAGGAAAACAAGAGAGCGGCAAAACCTGGACTTACTCTACAAAGAAAAACGATGTCCAGCAAGCATTTCCTTCAGAAATGGAATTAAGAGACAGAATATGCGAAAGTTATATGAACGACAAAGCCTGCAGCAGGTCCATGGGGAGTTGCATGGACGGCATCCAAATTCAAGGACTAATCAATTTTTGACCGTGACTTCTTTTTTATGA